AAATTTCCATGACTGACGAGTACTGTATGATTTTCTTTTGCAGCAGTAATCTCGGCCAGAAGAGAACAAATCCGCTCTAAGCCCGATTGGTTAGACTCGCCGCCTTCAAAGGCAAGAGACAGATCGTCAAATGTATCCTTAAGCCTGTCTTTCCAATCCTCCATGTTCTTTCCGCTCATCACTCTTTCGGATAAGCGCTCATCAAGACGCAGTTCAAGATTTTTCTTTTCGGCAAGCGGAGCTGCCGTTTGAATGGCACGGAGAAAAGGACTTGAGATGATTATGTCAACTTCAAGTCCTTTAAAAAACTCAGCAAGACCTAAAGCCTGGATAAGCCCTTCATCTGTAAGCTCATCTTCAAATGCCTGACCCTTCGCCTGACAATGCCGAACAGCATATATGATTTTAGTCATTTGCTCTCTCGACTTCAAAACATGAAAAATCCTCCGCAACCGATGTGTCAGGAAAAATTGAGGCTGCTTCACTTAACAGTGTGTCCTTATCGTCTTCCTGATAACGGGCACTAATATGAGTAAGAACCAGTTTTTTTGCGTTTGCCTCTAAAGCAGCCGCTGCAGCCTGGGTTGTCGAGGAATGAAAATACTGGTATGCAAGCAGTTCATCTTCCTCACCGAACGTCGCCTCATGGACAAGCATGTCTGCGTTTCGTGCAAGATCCAGAATTTGCGGACATGTTCTCGTATCTCCTAATAATGCCACTACTCTTCCTTTTTTAGGGGCTCCAAGAAAGTCAGCGCCAGATAACACTCTGCCGTCATCTAATTGAACGGTTTCGCCATCTTTTAATTTTTTATAAACAGGCCCCGGTCCTACTCCTGCCTCTTTTAACTTGTCCACAAGGAGCATGCCCGGAGCATCCTTTTCAGTAATCCGGTACCCGTATGAAGGAACCCCGTGTTCCAGTTTCTTCGCTTCAACAGTAAATTGCTCATCTTCAAAAACAAGACCTTCATCAATTTCAACGATTTCAAGCGGATATTTTAAATGTGTAAAACTAAGCTGAAGAGATGACTGAACATATTCTTTAATTCCGGCCGGACCATAAATCGTCAGAGGCTCTTCCCCGCCCTGAAAAGAACGGCTCCCCAAAAAACCCGGCAATCCGAATATATGATCGCCATGCATATGTGTTATAAAGATTTTTTCAATTTTCCTCGGTTTTATTGAAGTATATAAAATTTGATGCTGCGTTGCCTCCCCGCAGTCAAACAGCCAGACGGCTTTGCGTTCCTCTAAAAGACGCAGGGCGATTGAGCTGACATTTCTTGCTTTTGCGGGCATTCCCGCACCCGTTCCTAAAAACAGCAGATCCAAAATTGCTTCACCTCGTCCGATTTTCTTATCTATTAGAATACATGACTTCCCGGAAAATATGAAGAATGAAAAGGGATTTAAATGGTTTAGAAGAATATAAATAACTTGAAGAAAGGGGATTCTATGAAAACTCCAAAACATATCGTGGCTGTATCGGCATTCATTACAAATAAAAACAATGAAGTGCTGCTTGTGAAAACATTCCACCGAAAAGACACATGGGAGCTTCCAGGAGGCCAGGTTGAAGAAGGCGAGCCGCTCGAGCAGGCCCTCTGCCGCGAGATTCATGAGGAAACAGGGTTTATTATTCAGCCAACAGGCATAAGCGGAGTTTATTTCAATGCGACAGGCAGCATTTTAAACATCGTGTTTCATGCTGAGCTGCAGAGCGGGAAACTTGAAAAACAGCCCGATGAAATCATGGAAGCGGCTTTTTTTGAACTGGAGGAAGAAACGATCAAACACTATATTAGCCGGGATCACTTAGTTCCCCGTGTACTTGATGCCATGGTCTCTAAATCAGCCGTTCCCTGCGAAACCTGGACAACCGATCCTTTTAAAAGAATAGAACGCCTGAATTAATGCGAAAAGCTGGTTAATGCAGATTTCGATTAACATCAAACAAGGAGCTTTCCTTCGACAGGTTTATTTGAAATTTTTATTAATTTTCATTTCATCTTTTATCTTTTTTTCCGATTTATGTATTCTAATTAATTGGTTCATACTACTTATGTATGAAAATAAACTTAAATGTTTGATTTACTTCATTTTTAGCATTAAAATTAAGTACTTGAACAGGTTACATACTTTTTAATAAATCCGGCTGATATAAAGTGAGGTTCAATACATGAATACGGAACAAAAACCAAAAGCAGTTATCGTAATATTCGGAGCAACAGGAGACCTTGCAAAACGCAAGCTTTTCCCCTCCATCTACCGCCTGTACCGCAGCAAGAAAATCGATGCTGACTTCGCAGTTGTCGGTGTAGGCAGAAGACCGTGGACTAATGAGGAATTCCGCTCAAATGTCAGTGAATCGATTCAATCATCTATTAAGCAATCATCAGAGCTTGAAGAATTCTCATCACACTTTTATTATCATCCGTTTGATGTGACAAATCCATCTTCATACTTAGAGTTAAAAAGCATCCTGTCCGATATGGACAGCAAGTATCAAATCCCGGGAAACCGGATGTTCTACATGGCCATGGCACCCGAATTCTTCGGAACGATTGCACGCAATCTTAAAAAAGAGGGATTAACTGCAACAGAGGGCTGGAGCCGACTTGTAATCGAAAAACCGTTTGGACATAATCTGCCTTCAGCACAGGAATTAAATGATGAAATCCGCGAAGCTTTTTCTGAAGATCAAATTTACCGGATTGATCATTACTTAGGAAAGCAAATGGTCCAAAATATAGAAGTGATCCGTTTCTCAAACGCATTGTTTGAGTCTGTCTGGAACAACCGCTATATCTCAAATATCCAGGTTACTTCAAGTGAAGTGCTGGGTGTTGAAGACCGCGGACGTTACTATGAAAACTCCGGCGCACTTCGGGATATGGTCCAGAATCACCTTATGCAGATGGTTGCCCTGCTGGCGATGGAGCCGCCGATTAAGCTTGAAACAGATGAAATCCGTTCTGAAAAAGTGAAAGTCATGCGAGCCCTTCGCCCAATGATGGAAAAAGATGTTGCGGATTATTTCGTGCGCGGACAATATGGTAAAGGCGAATCTGAAGGAAAAACGGTTCCTGGCTACCGCGAGGAAAGCAATGTGGATACCGAATCCAACACAGAAACATACGTGGCAGGCAAAGTCATGATTGATAACTTCAGATGGGCAGGTGTTCCATTCTACATCCGTACTGGAAAGCGAATGGCGGCAAAATCCACAAAGATTGTTGTTCAATTTAGAGATTTGCCGATGAACCTATATTCCAAAGATGTCGACAGCAAGCATCCAAACCTGCTCGTCATTCATATTCAGCCTGATGAAGGCATTACTCTTCATTTGAATGCAAAAGAATCAGGCGGCGGATCATATGTGAAACCGATCAAACTCGACTACTGCAGCAATTGTGTCGATCAGTTCAATACGCCTGAAGCCTATGAAAAATTAATCTACGATGGCCTGCGCGGAGATGCTACAAACTTCACGCACTGGGATGAGGTTTCATTATCATGGAGCTATGTTGATACCATCTCTAAAGCGTGGGAATCAGCAAAAGCAGACTTTCCTAACTATGCTTCCGGCTCAATGGGCCCGAAAGCAGCAGATGAAATGCTTGAAAAAGACGGCTTCCACTGGTGGCCGATTACAGATATTGTAGAATAAAAAGTTTAAACGCCTGGAAATTCCAGGCGTTTTATTTTTGAATAAAAAAAGCCTCCTCTCAGAGAGGCTGCTTAGTTGAAATCCTTTTTACTATTCTTATAATACATAAGAAAAACGGTCAGTGAGCATATGATTAGTCCCGCTAGCCCTGCAAAAATATTAGTATAAATCAGCTTAGGTGCAAGTCCGTGCTGCCATTCAATAAACAGCCCGGAGAGAGCAACTCCGAAAGCTCCCCCAAAGAATTGCACAAGCTGTGTCATACCCATACCCGCTCCAATTTCTTTTTTCGGAAGGATGCGGGTTGCCTCATTTGCAATGCTTGATGTTAAGCTTGAAAAACCTGTGCTCATAAACATATAGGCAATTAAAATCGCGTAAGGTGAGAAGCCTGAGAAAAAGATCAGAATAACGGTTGAAATCAACAGTGCTGCATGACCAAAAAAGATGAGCGGAAGATTTCCGAACTTATCGATCAACCGGCCAATAAACTGAGCTGCGACTGCAGACAGAATAGCTCCCGGGAAGATAATCATTCCGATGGCAGCCGGATCTTTCTCAAAAATGACTGTCAGGATAATCGGCATTAAAAACAGAGTTGAGAAATGAACAATAAAAGCAGAAAATCCGACTCCGGCTAATTTCAAGTATGGCCGATTACGCAAAAGCGACGGCTGGACAAACGGTATGTCGACTTTATGCACATGTCTCCAGAGAATAAATAATAGAATGATTGTGCCGGCAAGCAATGGTATGGACATCGTTGATAAAAATAGCAGCAATCCAGTAACGCCAAGTCCAGTCAGCAAGCCTCCGAAAGAATCAAAGTGGACTTGCTTTGCATCTTCTTTCGGCAAGAGTTTTTGAAAGAGCGGCAAAAGCAGGATGACAAATCCCGTAATTAAAAAAAGATAATGCCAGCCTAAATATTGTGTAATGGCTCCGCCTATAACAGGACCTAGACCAAAACCAAGAGAGGCAGCTGATGAAATAAGCGACATTGCTTTTCCCCGTCTTGATATAGGAATGTATTTCCCTGCAAGAACCATTGCAAGACCAGGAACAGCCCCTGCACCTGCAGCCTGCAGAACACGGGCAGTTAAAAGCATATAAAAATTGTTTGAGAAAAATCCGATGATGGACGAGATTCCAAGCAGGATTAACCCAATAGAAAGCAGCTTTGAAATCGGAATAAAATCAGATAAGCGGCTGTATGTCAAAGTGGAAATTGCAAAGGCAATCGAATAGCCGGATACAATCCATGATGCTGTTCCAGATGATAAGCTCAGGTCATTTAACACACTTGGCAGCGCTACATTGAACATTGTCGTGTTCATTACGACAAGCCAGACTGTTAAGCTCCATAACAAAACAATCTTTGTTTCGTGGGCTAATCCATGTTCTTTTTTTTCAATAAGTATTTCTGTTGTGATAGCTGACATGTGATCCCGCCTTTTTATTTCGTGTACCTAATGAAATATACGCGCTCCATCCAAAATCGTCAACCAATTTGAATTCACGAAAAAACCGGACATCCGCTTACATGCCCGGCCTATCTATTAATAATGAGTGCCATATTTTTTTGCTCGTTTATCTGCCTTCGCATCTTTTACAACCAGTACCGCATGAATGGCTCCCGGAATATAAAAAATCAAAGTTAATATTAAATTCAGGAGAGCCTGAAATGGTTTTCCGACAAAAAGCACCGCTGCAGGCGGCAATAAGATGGCCAGTAAATAAAGCATCCGTTTTCACCCCATTCAATCATTCTGTTTCTTTTTTACCCAGATATCATAAGGAGAAAATAAAAAGAAAACACGGCGCAGATGGCACCGTGTTTTCTTTTTTATTTTGACATCCATTCCGTATGGAAGATACCTTCTTTATCCGTACGCTGATACGTATGAGCTCCAAAATAGTCGCGCTGTGCCTGAATAAGGTTGGCAGGAAGCGTTTCTGTCCGGTAGCTGTCATAGTATGATAACGCAGCTGAGAAGCTAGGCACCGGTACTCCCTGTTCAATCGCAACCGTTAAGACTTTGCGAAGAGCTCCCTGGTAGCTTTCTGCAATTTCTTTAAAGTATGGATCAAGCAGCAGATTTGCAAGGTTTGCATCACGGTCATATGCATCTTTGATTTTTTGCAGGAATGCAGCGCGAATGATGCAGCCGCCTCTAAAAATCATGGCGATATCGCCGTACTGAAGATCCCACTTGTATTCATCTGAAGCTGCTCTCATTTGAGCGAAGCCTTGAGCATAAGAACAGATTTTACTCATATAAAGAGCTTTGCGCACAACTTCAATCAGTTCTGACTTATCGCCTTCAAAAGGAGAAACAGCAGGTCCTGATAAGATTTTGCTTGCTTTCACGCGCTCATCCTTCATGGCAGAAATGAATCGTGCAAAAACAGACTCTGTAATAATCGGCAGAGGAACACCTAAATCAAGGGCGCTTTTGCTTGTCCACTTTCCAGTGCCTTTTTGGCCAGCAGTATCTAAAATGACGTCAACAAGCGGCTTTCCTGTTTCTTCATCCGTTTTAGTGAAGATGTCTGCTGTGATTTCAATTAAATAGCTGTCAAGCTCGCCTTGATTCCAGTCCGCAAATACTTCATGCAATTCCTCTGCAGATAGACCAAGAACATTTTTCAAAATAAAATAAGCTTCTGAAATCAGCTGCATGTCGCCGTATTCAATTCCATTATGGACCATTTTCACATAATGGCCTGCACCATCAGGACCGATGTATGTAGTACATGGATCACCATCAACTTTTGCAGAAATCGCTTCGAAAATAGGCTTTACTAGATCGAATGCTTCTTTTTGGCCGCCAGGCATAATTGATGGCCCTTTAAGTGCCCCTTCTTCACCGCCGGATACCCCAGTGCCGATAAAATGTATGCCGCTCTCGGCAAGGTCCTTGTTGCGGCGCTGTGTGTCAGTATACAGCGTGTTTCCGCCGTCAATTAAAATATCCCCTTTATCTAAATGAGGAAGCAATTGTTCAATTGTAGCATCTGTTGCAAAGCCCGCTTTGACCATCAGTAAAATTTTGCGGGGAGTTTCAAGTGACTGAACAAATTCTTCAATGCTGTATGTACCAACCAGATTTTTACCGCTGTTTTCTTTCAGCATCTCCTCTGTTTTATCAGAAGAACGATTATAAACCGATACGGAATATCCGCGGCTTTCTATATTAAGAGCGAGGTTTTTGCCCATGACGGCCAAACCGATGACGCCAATTTGCTGTTTTGACATTATGTTACTTCCCTTCTCAATCTATTTTTTATATACAGAGCTCATGTATACAGTTACATGGATTCTTCATGTAAAAATAACACAGGAGCCTTGCTTTTATCAAGTAAAGCGCCTTAATTATTCCCTTAAAAAATCTTTATTAAAACTTGTGCCGCTTGTTTTATCATCTTCTGATTTGTCCACTTTCATCCCGCGTTTCACCATGCTGCCGCCATATTTTCTATTAATATCTTCAATCGTTTTGTAAAGAGGTTCTTTTTTTGCGTCCTCCTGAAAAGAAAAAAGATCCAGCTGCTTATAAGCATCTTCTTTCGGAACGAGATCCTGGCATGTTACGCCAAGCAGCCGGATTGGTTCACCCGTCCAGTGCTTATCAAACAGCGCTTTAGCATGTGTAAGAATATCCTCTGTCTCAACAATTGGGTTATTCAGTTTCTTACTTCGAGTATATGTGCTTCGGTCAGAATAACGAATCGTCGTAAAGATTTTCGTGCCGAGAACATCCTTTCGTTTCATTCTGCTGCTTACTGAATGTGACAGACGGTTCAGAGTTTCATACAGGATTTTTGCCTCTGTCGTATCTTTTGATAAAGTAGTTGAGTTTCCAATGCTTTTAAAATCATAGATGGAGTCAGGGTTTACCTCTCTTTCATCTATTCCATTTGCTCTTTTTTTCAGGCGCTCGCCGTTGATTCCGAGAAGCTGCTTTAATCCGATCGCATCAGCACCTGCAAGGTCTTTTATCGTCTGAATACCAATTGTTTTTAATTTCTCGGCCGTTTTTTCTCCAACCCCATGCATTTCACTTACAGGAAGGGGCCAAAGGGTCTTAGCCAGCTCCCGCTTTCTGAGTACAGTGATGCCGAGGGGTTTTTTCATGTTGGATGCCATTTTGGCGAGAAATTTATTAGGTGCTACACCAATGCTTGCCGGCAGCAAAAGCTCTTCCATCAGCCTGTCCTGAATGGTCTTAGCGATTTGAAGAGGGTTGCCCTCCTTTAAAAACTCCGTTAAATCCATATATCCTTCATCAATTGAAACGGGCTCTACCAGATGTGTAAACTCCCGTAAAAGGCCGAACATGGCTTTAGAGGCTTTTCTGTAACGGTCAAAGTTTGGTTTTCGGACAATTAGTTCAGGACAATGCCGTTTCGCCTGCCAAAGCGGCATGGTCGTTTTCACTCCCTTAGCCCTCGCTTCATAACTGCAAGTAACCACAATTCCTTTTCGTTCTTCAACGTTTCCTGCAATTGCAAGCGGCTTTCCTCTAAGTTCGGGTTCAAAAGCCATTTCAACAGATGCATAAAAGCTGTTCATGTCCACATGTAAAATTACTCTTGGTCCACTTAGCTCTTTCATCTTATTCATCTTCTTTCCAAACAATCGTTCTCTTTCCATTTTATCATATAATCCAAAAAAGCCCCATCAGGTAAATGGCGGCACTGTTCATTTTTTCCGACTGTCCTTTAAATCTGAAAGGGACCTATGATGAAGGCAAGAATCAGTACCCTAATCTGCTCTTAAACAAGAAAGGCGGCCGTGGAAAGGAAGGTACCCTGCTGCACACTTTGACAAACTATTATCGGCACAAAGCGAAAATACGTTATGAAAAACTTCAAAAAAGCTCGCTGTCTTGTTATAAGGCAGTGAGCTTTGTTTTTACTTCTTCCAATTTTTCTTTATAAATTCTTCTCTTCCGGATTCTTCTCTTTCTTGCTTATATTTCTCCGGATTTTTTGCATAAAACTTTTGATGATATTCCTCTGCATGGTAAAAAGGAGCTGCCGGCAGGATTTCAGTTACAATCGGCTTTTTAAAGCGCCCGCTCTCTTCAATCGCAGCTTTTGACTGCTTTGCTCTTAGCTTTTGCTCTTCTGTATGATAAAAAATGGCTGTGCGGTACTGGCTGCCCCGGTCAAAGAACTGACCGCCATCATCTGTCGGATCAATTTGCGGCCAATATAACTCGAGCAGTCTTTCATATGAAAATACTTCAGGTTCAAATGTAATTTCCACAGCTTCCAGGTGGCCTGTTTCACCTGTTTTAATTTGTTCATAAGAAGGATTTTCTAAGGTTCCTCCTGTATAGCCAGAAACAACCTCAATGATCCCAGGCTGCTCGTCAAACGGCTTCACCATACACCAGAAGCATCCTCCGGCAAAAGTTGCTTTTTCTCTCTTTTTCATGCTGAACACCTCTATTTTCTGAAATAAGAAACAGCAGGAGCAATCGCTGCGCCTGCCATTCTTTTTGGATTATTCGCCTTTAGCTACTTCCTCAATGATTGCGACAACAAGCTCAGCTGTTTTCACAAGCTCTTCTATCGGCATCTTTTCATTGGTTGTATGGATATCTTCATACCCGACTGCCAAATTCACAGTTGGAATGTCAAACCCGGCAATAACATTGGCATCGCTGCCTCCGCCGCTTGTTTGAAGCTCGCTTGTCCGGCCGATTGCTGCTGCCGCTTTTTTAGCGACCTCTACAACATGATCTCCCTCGCCAAATTTAAAGCCTGGGTACATTACTTCAATATCCACTTCAGCACGTCCGCCCATTTCAGCAGCAACGCTCTCAAAAGCTTCTTTCATTTTCGCCACTTGAGCTTCCATTTTTTCAGAAACCAAAGATCTCGCTTCAGCCAAGATATTCACTTGATCGCAAACAATGTTTGTTTGCGTGCCTCCTTCAAAACGGCCAATATTAGCTGTAGTTTCTTGATCAATTCTGCCTAAAGGCATTTTAGCAATTGCTTTTGCAGCAATCGTGATCGCAGATACGCCTTTTTCAGGGGCGACACCAGCATGAGCCGTCTTGCCAAAAATGGTTGCTTTTACTTTAGCTTGTGTTGGAGCTGCAACAATAATTGTCCCGACTTTTCCATCACTGTCTAATGCATATCCGAATTTTGCCGTGATCTGAGATCCATCAATGGCTTTCGCTCCTACAAGGCCTGATTCTTCACCGGCAGTAATAATAAATTCGATTTTTCCATGAGAAATATTATTTTCCTTCAATACACGAACGGCTTCAAGCATCGCGGATAAACCTGTTTTATCATCAGCACCTAAAATCGTCGTACCGTCTGTTACGATGTAATCATCTTTAATAGAGGGCTTAATGCCTTTTCCAGGAACAACAGTGTCCATATGTGAAGTAAAATAAATCGGATCTACTCCGTCTTTTACAGCTTCCAGAGTACAAATTAAATTTCCAGCACCGTGCCCGGTAACACCCGTTGTATCATCTTCAACAACATGAACACCAAGTGATGAAAACTTTTCTTTTAACACTTTTGCAATTTCTGTTTCGAATTTCGTTTCTGAATCAATTTGCACAAGCTCCAGAAACTCATTAACTAAGCGTTCTTGATTAACCATATGTATTCCTCCATAAAGTGTATTAAAGCGGAATGTTCCCATGCTTTTTGGCAGGTCTTTGCTCTTGCTTTGTCCGGAGCATTTCAAGTGCCTGAATCAATTTAATTCTTGTATCCCGCGGATCAATGACATCATCAACCATACCCTGACTCGCAGCAACATATGGATTTGCGAACTTCTCTCTGTATTCTTCGATTTTATTTGCTCTTGTTTCTTCAGGATTTTCGCTGTTTTCAATTTCTTTAGCGAAAATGATATTCGCAGCACCCTGAGGACCCATCACGGCAATCTCGGCATTCGGCCATGCAAAAACAAGATCCGCTCCGATAGATTTGCTGTTCAGTGCAACGTATGCTCCGCCGTAGGCCTTTCGCAAAATAACCGTCAATTTAGGAACGGTTGCTTCTGAATAGGCATATAAAATCTTTGCTCCGTGTCTGATGATTCCCCCGTGTTCCTGCTTAATACCAGGGAAAAACCCTGTAACATCTTCAAACGTAATAATCGGAATCTGGAATGAATCACAAAACCGGATGAAGCGGGAAGCTTTATCTGAAGAATCAATATCAAGTCCGCCGGCCATGTATTTAGGCTGATTGCAGACGAGTCCAACGACCTCACCTTTTATTCTCGCAAAACCAACAACTATATTTTTGGCAAAGTCCTTTTGCACTTCATAAAAAGAATCGGCATCAGCCACTTCTTGAATAACCACTCGGACATCATAAGGCCTGAGAGCATCAAATGGGATGCAGTCTGTCAGGTTCGGACGATAATCCGCATCATCATCAAATGGCAAAATCGGCGCTTTCTCCTGATTATTCTGCGGCAAATAGGTGATTAATTTCCGGACTTGAGAAAGCACCTCTTCTTCTGTTTCACCTGAAAAATGGGCATTTCCGCTGATCGTGTTATGTACTTTAGCTCCGCCTAAATCTTCGGAACTGATTTTTTCGCCTGTTACCGTTTCAATCACTTTAGGACCTGTTATAAACATTTGACTTGTTTTCTCGACCATAAAGACAAAGTCTGTAATCGCAGGAGAATATACAGCACCGCCTGCGCACGGACCAAGGATAACCGAAATCTGCGGTATTACGCCCGAGTAGATGGTATTGCGGTAAAAAATCTGCCCATATCCATCTAATGATACCACACCTTCCTGAATTCTAGCACCTCCGGAGTCGTTAAGGCCAATGAACGGAGTTCCGCTTTTGGCTGCCAGGTCCATGACCGCAGCAATTTTTTTGGCATGCATCTCTCCAAGGGCTCCTCCAAAAACCGTAAAGTCCTGTGAAAATAAATAGACAGGCCGTCCGTGCACTTTGCCGTAGCCTGTGACGACTCCGTCACCCGGTCCTTTTTTCCCGCTCAGACCAAAGTCATTGCACCGGTGCTCTATGAATGGATTCATTTCAACGAATGTTCCTTTATCGATGAGAAGATCGATGCGCTCTCTTGCTGTCAGCTTTCCTTTTTCATGCTGTTTTTCAATGCGCTCATCTCCGCCGCCCATTTCCACTTCACGTCTTCGATCATATAATTCATTTATTTTATCGAAAATATCAATGCTCATAGAACTGTACCCTCTCTCTTTTCACATAGTTCCACTAATACTCCGTTTGCAGATTTCGGATGCAAAAAGGCAATGGCAGCACCGCCTGCACCGTTCCTTGGAGTTTCATCAATCATTTTCACTCCATTTACCCTCAATTCTTCAATCCTTTTCTTTATATCATCCACTCCCAGAGCCAAATGATGTATGCCTTCTCCCCGTTTTTCAATAAATTTGGCTACAGCACTGTCCTCAGAAGCGGGCTCAAGTAATTCAATTTTCGTATCGCCTATTTTCAAAAAAGCGACCTTCACCTTTTGCTCTTCTA
The window above is part of the Metabacillus dongyingensis genome. Proteins encoded here:
- a CDS encoding histidine phosphatase family protein — its product is MTKIIYAVRHCQAKGQAFEDELTDEGLIQALGLAEFFKGLEVDIIISSPFLRAIQTAAPLAEKKNLELRLDERLSERVMSGKNMEDWKDRLKDTFDDLSLAFEGGESNQSGLERICSLLAEITAAKENHTVLVSHGNLTTLLLRSFDNSFGYDHLMSMTNPDVFKIILKHDGKADIQRIWS
- the rnz gene encoding ribonuclease Z, which encodes MDLLFLGTGAGMPAKARNVSSIALRLLEERKAVWLFDCGEATQHQILYTSIKPRKIEKIFITHMHGDHIFGLPGFLGSRSFQGGEEPLTIYGPAGIKEYVQSSLQLSFTHLKYPLEIVEIDEGLVFEDEQFTVEAKKLEHGVPSYGYRITEKDAPGMLLVDKLKEAGVGPGPVYKKLKDGETVQLDDGRVLSGADFLGAPKKGRVVALLGDTRTCPQILDLARNADMLVHEATFGEEDELLAYQYFHSSTTQAAAAALEANAKKLVLTHISARYQEDDKDTLLSEAASIFPDTSVAEDFSCFEVERAND
- a CDS encoding NUDIX hydrolase, coding for MKTPKHIVAVSAFITNKNNEVLLVKTFHRKDTWELPGGQVEEGEPLEQALCREIHEETGFIIQPTGISGVYFNATGSILNIVFHAELQSGKLEKQPDEIMEAAFFELEEETIKHYISRDHLVPRVLDAMVSKSAVPCETWTTDPFKRIERLN
- the zwf gene encoding glucose-6-phosphate dehydrogenase, coding for MNTEQKPKAVIVIFGATGDLAKRKLFPSIYRLYRSKKIDADFAVVGVGRRPWTNEEFRSNVSESIQSSIKQSSELEEFSSHFYYHPFDVTNPSSYLELKSILSDMDSKYQIPGNRMFYMAMAPEFFGTIARNLKKEGLTATEGWSRLVIEKPFGHNLPSAQELNDEIREAFSEDQIYRIDHYLGKQMVQNIEVIRFSNALFESVWNNRYISNIQVTSSEVLGVEDRGRYYENSGALRDMVQNHLMQMVALLAMEPPIKLETDEIRSEKVKVMRALRPMMEKDVADYFVRGQYGKGESEGKTVPGYREESNVDTESNTETYVAGKVMIDNFRWAGVPFYIRTGKRMAAKSTKIVVQFRDLPMNLYSKDVDSKHPNLLVIHIQPDEGITLHLNAKESGGGSYVKPIKLDYCSNCVDQFNTPEAYEKLIYDGLRGDATNFTHWDEVSLSWSYVDTISKAWESAKADFPNYASGSMGPKAADEMLEKDGFHWWPITDIVE
- a CDS encoding MFS transporter; protein product: MSAITTEILIEKKEHGLAHETKIVLLWSLTVWLVVMNTTMFNVALPSVLNDLSLSSGTASWIVSGYSIAFAISTLTYSRLSDFIPISKLLSIGLILLGISSIIGFFSNNFYMLLTARVLQAAGAGAVPGLAMVLAGKYIPISRRGKAMSLISSAASLGFGLGPVIGGAITQYLGWHYLFLITGFVILLLPLFQKLLPKEDAKQVHFDSFGGLLTGLGVTGLLLFLSTMSIPLLAGTIILLFILWRHVHKVDIPFVQPSLLRNRPYLKLAGVGFSAFIVHFSTLFLMPIILTVIFEKDPAAIGMIIFPGAILSAVAAQFIGRLIDKFGNLPLIFFGHAALLISTVILIFFSGFSPYAILIAYMFMSTGFSSLTSSIANEATRILPKKEIGAGMGMTQLVQFFGGAFGVALSGLFIEWQHGLAPKLIYTNIFAGLAGLIICSLTVFLMYYKNSKKDFN
- a CDS encoding YqaE/Pmp3 family membrane protein; this encodes MLYLLAILLPPAAVLFVGKPFQALLNLILTLIFYIPGAIHAVLVVKDAKADKRAKKYGTHY
- the gndA gene encoding NADP-dependent phosphogluconate dehydrogenase, encoding MSKQQIGVIGLAVMGKNLALNIESRGYSVSVYNRSSDKTEEMLKENSGKNLVGTYSIEEFVQSLETPRKILLMVKAGFATDATIEQLLPHLDKGDILIDGGNTLYTDTQRRNKDLAESGIHFIGTGVSGGEEGALKGPSIMPGGQKEAFDLVKPIFEAISAKVDGDPCTTYIGPDGAGHYVKMVHNGIEYGDMQLISEAYFILKNVLGLSAEELHEVFADWNQGELDSYLIEITADIFTKTDEETGKPLVDVILDTAGQKGTGKWTSKSALDLGVPLPIITESVFARFISAMKDERVKASKILSGPAVSPFEGDKSELIEVVRKALYMSKICSYAQGFAQMRAASDEYKWDLQYGDIAMIFRGGCIIRAAFLQKIKDAYDRDANLANLLLDPYFKEIAESYQGALRKVLTVAIEQGVPVPSFSAALSYYDSYRTETLPANLIQAQRDYFGAHTYQRTDKEGIFHTEWMSK
- a CDS encoding DNA polymerase IV, which gives rise to MKELSGPRVILHVDMNSFYASVEMAFEPELRGKPLAIAGNVEERKGIVVTCSYEARAKGVKTTMPLWQAKRHCPELIVRKPNFDRYRKASKAMFGLLREFTHLVEPVSIDEGYMDLTEFLKEGNPLQIAKTIQDRLMEELLLPASIGVAPNKFLAKMASNMKKPLGITVLRKRELAKTLWPLPVSEMHGVGEKTAEKLKTIGIQTIKDLAGADAIGLKQLLGINGERLKKRANGIDEREVNPDSIYDFKSIGNSTTLSKDTTEAKILYETLNRLSHSVSSRMKRKDVLGTKIFTTIRYSDRSTYTRSKKLNNPIVETEDILTHAKALFDKHWTGEPIRLLGVTCQDLVPKEDAYKQLDLFSFQEDAKKEPLYKTIEDINRKYGGSMVKRGMKVDKSEDDKTSGTSFNKDFLRE
- the msrA gene encoding peptide-methionine (S)-S-oxide reductase MsrA: MKKREKATFAGGCFWCMVKPFDEQPGIIEVVSGYTGGTLENPSYEQIKTGETGHLEAVEITFEPEVFSYERLLELYWPQIDPTDDGGQFFDRGSQYRTAIFYHTEEQKLRAKQSKAAIEESGRFKKPIVTEILPAAPFYHAEEYHQKFYAKNPEKYKQEREESGREEFIKKNWKK
- a CDS encoding M20/M25/M40 family metallo-hydrolase — its product is MVNQERLVNEFLELVQIDSETKFETEIAKVLKEKFSSLGVHVVEDDTTGVTGHGAGNLICTLEAVKDGVDPIYFTSHMDTVVPGKGIKPSIKDDYIVTDGTTILGADDKTGLSAMLEAVRVLKENNISHGKIEFIITAGEESGLVGAKAIDGSQITAKFGYALDSDGKVGTIIVAAPTQAKVKATIFGKTAHAGVAPEKGVSAITIAAKAIAKMPLGRIDQETTANIGRFEGGTQTNIVCDQVNILAEARSLVSEKMEAQVAKMKEAFESVAAEMGGRAEVDIEVMYPGFKFGEGDHVVEVAKKAAAAIGRTSELQTSGGGSDANVIAGFDIPTVNLAVGYEDIHTTNEKMPIEELVKTAELVVAIIEEVAKGE